From the Thomasclavelia ramosa DSM 1402 genome, the window TTTAGCACTTACCATTGGAACAATTGTTTCTCCATCTGTAAAACAAAGAAGTGAACATTCAAATCCGGTTAAAAATTCTTCTAAAACAACTTTACTTCCTGCTCCATCAAGACTTCCGTCAATCATCATTTCTTTTAAAGTTACAGTAGCATCTTCATGGTTGTCAACAATAACGACTCCTTTTCCTGCTGCTAAACCATCAGCCTTAATAACTAACGGATAATCAAATTCGCTAATTGCTTTAACGGCTTCATCATAACTATTAACTTCTTTATATTTAGCAGTTGGAATACTGTGTCTAATCATAAAGTCTTTTGAAAAAGCTTTACTACCTTCCAATGTAGCTGCATGTTTAGTTGGTCCAAAAGCCATTAACCCGGCTGCCTCTAAATCATTTGCTAGACCATTACAAAGTGGTACCTCTGGTCCTATAACAGTTAAATCAATTTGATGTTCTTTAGCAAAATTAACGATCATTTCATTATCTTCAACCTTACCATCAATACACTCACCAATTTTAGCAATTCCCGGATTCCCTGGAATCGCATAGATTTTATCTACCTTACTGCTTTGATTCAATTTATACGCAATGGCGTGTTCACGACCACCACTACCAATTACAAGTACTTTCATATATTCTAGGCCTTTCTATTAATGTCTAAAATGTCTGTATCCAGTAAATACCATTGGGATACCTTTCTCATTACAGAAATCAATTGAATCTTGATCTCGAACCGATCCCCCTGGTTGGACGATTGCTCCAATTCCAGCTTTATATGCTACCTCAGCACAATCGCTAAATGGGAAAAAGGCATCACTAGCAAGAACTGCACCTTTAAAATCTTTATCTTTATTATTGATAATCGCATTTTCTAAAGCCCAGATTCTTGATGTTTGTCCACCACCAACAGCCAATGTAACACCATCTTTAACGATACAAATAGCATTTGACTTTACAAATTTAACGACCCGCATACCAAATTCCATATCTTTAAGTTGAGCTTCTGTAGGTTTGGCTGTTGTTACACAATTCATTTCTTTAATCATTTCAGTATTGATATCTTGAACTAAAACTTTACCCTCTAAATATTTAATATCATATTTAGCTTCACGCGCATATAGATTTTTAAGTTTTAAGATTCGTAAATTTTTCTTTTTCTTCAATACTTCTAAAGCATCATCATCAAAGTCAGGTGCAGCTACGATTTCTAAGAAGATCTTATGCATTTCTTCAGCCGTTTTTTTATCGATTTTATAATTTACTGCTACAATTCCGCCAAAAATACTTTGAGGATCAGCCTCATAAGCTTTCATATAAGAATCATAACCATCTTTGCCAATCGCTACCCCACAAGGAGTTGAATGTTTAATCGCAGCTGTAACAATTTGATCTTTAAATTCACGTACTACGGCAATAGCACCATATAAATCATTAACATTGTTGAAAGAAATTTCTTTACCGTGTAATTGTTCATAATCCAATAAAGTTTCTTGCACAAATGGATCAACATAGCCGTTAGCTCTTTGTTGAGAATTTTCACCATAACGCAAATGTTCCGTTTTCTTTAAGGAAATGTTTAAAGTATCTGGGAAATCATCCCCTACAACACCTGCAAAATAACGAGAAATCATCGCATCATAAGCGCCAGTAGTTGAAAATGCTTTATATGCAAGATTTAATCTAAAATCAAAATCATCAGTTTTATCTTTGATTGCAGTTAAGACGTTATCATAATCAGCAGGATCGGTAACGATTAAAACATCTTTAAAATTCTTTGCTGCTGAACGAATCATCGATGGTCCCCCAATATCGATATTTTCAATCATATCTTCCATCGGTTTACCAGCTTTTAACGCTTTTTCAAATTCATATAAATTAACACAAACCACATCAATTGGTTGGATGTCCATTTTTTTAACTGTGTCAACGTGTTCTTGAAGATCACGACGGAATAATAATCCACCATGAACTTTTGGATGTAAAGTTTTAACTCGACCATCTAAGATTTCAGGAAATCCGGTTACATCATCAATTGCAATACATGGTACATTTTCTGCTTGTAATTTAGCCATCGTTCCCCCAGTGGAAACAATTTCAAAACCTAAATCTACTAGGCCTTTACAAAAATCAACGATACCATCTTTATTAGTAACACTAACTAATGCTCTTTTCATTTTAAATCACCTTAGCCCTTTCATTTTCAACAATAATTTTACCATCACAAAATAAAGCAACTGCTTTAGGTAAAATGCGATGTTCAATTTCTAATACCCGTGCTTGGATATCTTCAGCATTATCTAAATCATCAATATTGCACGCCTCTTGAAGAATAATCGGTCCTCCGTCAACCTCACTACTAACAAAATGAACTGTTGCACCAGTCACTTTTACCCCTCGCGCTAAAACTTTTTCATGAACATGCATTCCATAATGCCCTGGTCCACAAAATGATGGAATCAATGAAGGATGAATATTAATAATTTTATTAGGATAAGCATCAATCAATACATCCGTAAGGATCGCTAAATATCCCGCTAAAACAACTAGACCAACATTGCGTTCTTTTAACATTTTAACAATTAATTCATCATCTTTACGCACTACAGCAGTTTCAATTCCTGC encodes:
- the purD gene encoding phosphoribosylamine--glycine ligase, which translates into the protein MKVLVIGSGGREHAIAYKLNQSSKVDKIYAIPGNPGIAKIGECIDGKVEDNEMIVNFAKEHQIDLTVIGPEVPLCNGLANDLEAAGLMAFGPTKHAATLEGSKAFSKDFMIRHSIPTAKYKEVNSYDEAVKAISEFDYPLVIKADGLAAGKGVVIVDNHEDATVTLKEMMIDGSLDGAGSKVVLEEFLTGFECSLLCFTDGETIVPMVSAKDHKQIFDGNKGPNTGGMGTVSPNPFMPEGMDEVIKRDILDPFMQGLKDDNMDYRGVVFIGLMIEDGKAKVLEFNVRFGDPETQSIMLRLDSDLYDIMVGCATKTLKDVEVKWNNQHVACLVLSSGGYPGNYQKGIEIENIDDCDDCVVFHAGTAIKDGKLVTNGGRVLNICATGVSLDEVREKVYAVAKKIDFEGKYYRSDIGLR
- the purH gene encoding bifunctional phosphoribosylaminoimidazolecarboxamide formyltransferase/IMP cyclohydrolase: MKRALVSVTNKDGIVDFCKGLVDLGFEIVSTGGTMAKLQAENVPCIAIDDVTGFPEILDGRVKTLHPKVHGGLLFRRDLQEHVDTVKKMDIQPIDVVCVNLYEFEKALKAGKPMEDMIENIDIGGPSMIRSAAKNFKDVLIVTDPADYDNVLTAIKDKTDDFDFRLNLAYKAFSTTGAYDAMISRYFAGVVGDDFPDTLNISLKKTEHLRYGENSQQRANGYVDPFVQETLLDYEQLHGKEISFNNVNDLYGAIAVVREFKDQIVTAAIKHSTPCGVAIGKDGYDSYMKAYEADPQSIFGGIVAVNYKIDKKTAEEMHKIFLEIVAAPDFDDDALEVLKKKKNLRILKLKNLYAREAKYDIKYLEGKVLVQDINTEMIKEMNCVTTAKPTEAQLKDMEFGMRVVKFVKSNAICIVKDGVTLAVGGGQTSRIWALENAIINNKDKDFKGAVLASDAFFPFSDCAEVAYKAGIGAIVQPGGSVRDQDSIDFCNEKGIPMVFTGYRHFRH
- the purN gene encoding phosphoribosylglycinamide formyltransferase, with product MLKIAVFVSGGGTDLQSVIDAVKNNSINGEIAIVISNRKNAYGLERARQAGIETAVVRKDDELIVKMLKERNVGLVVLAGYLAILTDVLIDAYPNKIINIHPSLIPSFCGPGHYGMHVHEKVLARGVKVTGATVHFVSSEVDGGPIILQEACNIDDLDNAEDIQARVLEIEHRILPKAVALFCDGKIIVENERAKVI